The Magnetococcales bacterium DNA segment AGTCTCCGTGCGCAATAAACGTTCCAGAAAACCCAGGCAACCGACATGGTGCGCGAGGTCCCGGGCCAGTGCCCGCATGTAGGTTCCCTTGCCGCAATGAACGGCGAGGACAGCCAGACCTTCGGCGTATTGTTCGAGTTCCAGGTGGTGGATGTGGACCTGGCGTGGGGCCAGGATCACCTCTTCACCTCGGCGTGCCCGGGCGTAGGCACGCTCGCCGTTCACATGCAGGGCCGAGTGGGCTGGCGGAACCTGCGCGATCACCCCTTTGAAGTGGGGCAGGGCGGCGGCCAGGGTATCTGGAGCGGGCCAACGATCATCCTGTGCCACGACCTTTCCCTGGTTGTCGCCGGTATCCGTTTCGGAGCCGAAGCGGATCCAGCAGCGGTATTTTTTGTCGCCGGCCAGGACCATGGCGAGGGTTTTGGTCGCCTCGCCCAGGGCCACGGGGAGCAGCCCTTCGGCAAAGGGATCCAGGGTGCCACCATGTCCGGCCTTGTTTGCGCCGGTCAGACGACGGACTGCACTGACCACCCCGAAGGAACTCATGCCCACCGGTTTGTGCATGGCGAGCCAGCCGCTGGGACCGGGTGCCTGGTTTTTTTTGCTCATGGTTGAACTTTCACGTTGCTGGGCATGGGGCATTTTTGACCACGGAAAAGTTGCGCCCATCCATCATGGCACGGTGCGAACGGGAGTGGTCGTGTGGATGGGCATTTTCGACAAGAAAAGGATCGCGTCGAAGATTTCCAGGGTTGGGTTTGCGGAGAGCTTCCAGGTTTCTGGTTAAAATCAATCCACGGTCAACATGGGAAGTTTCTCGATTTTCGGGGAACAGCATCGAGGGTGCGTGAGACCCCTTCCGGGTCACCTGCAATAACAGTAAGATAAGCGCGCACCGGTTGATCCGGCTCCGAACGTCCCTGCTCCCAATCTTTCAGCGTCCCAATGGGAATGTGATAGCGTAGCGCAAATTCCTCTTGCGATAATCCAAGCGCACGCCGCAAGGTCTTGGTGCGGGGTATACGCTTTGCACGCTGCAATTGGTCGGGAGTCATGGGACGTGCATCGGGGTCGGTGGCTGCTGCCGCTGAAATTTCGTCTTCAGTCATGGGGCGCATGGGCATTTCAGGGAAATCTCTTTCGCTACCATCGGCAAGTATTTCAACGACTGTACCGTCAGCGCGAATTTTCGCGGAAATAATCGTCTTGCTCATGTCGCTCTGCCCGCCGTGCTGAAATGATCCAGATGTGTTCATGGCGTTCTGTGTAGGTCACATGCAAAAGAACACTGTCACACAAACCAACCAGATTCGTGCGCTCTTCCCCGTAATTTTCACGCTCGTCAATCCAGGCGACTGCAAACTTGTCGCCAATCGCTTGGGCACCTTGCTCGAACGTCACGCCGTGTTTGTGCCAATTGGCCTTGGCCTTCTGGGAATGCCAGCCGAACTGCTGTCTCATGGTACACGGGTTATCTGTAGTCAGACCAGGATGAAATCGGGTTGCCCCACTCACACGTGGCACACAAACGACATCTCACTCTATCATGGGGCAACACGCCGGAACAGGCCTGAGAAAGACGGATCCCGGACACATGGGCAACTTATCGATTGCTCCAAGGCGTGATTGCGCTACAATGGGGTTTCCAACAATCGACGATGTGACGTATCCTTCGAGCGTCACCATCCAACGGCCACTTTCAGGAGCGATTGCCCCATGTCCTTGACCTTGACCCAGAATGCCACCCGCAAGCTCGATTCCCTTCTCAAGGAAGAGAACAATCCCAAACTCAAATTGCGGATTTTTGTTTCGGGCGGCGGTTGTTCCGGTTTCCAGTATGGCTTCACCTTCGACGAAAATCAGGATGGTGAAGACCTCCTGCTGGAGTCGGATGGTGTCGGTGTGCTTGTGGACCCCATGTCTCTCAATTATTTGCGGGGAGCCGAGGTGGATTTTGTCGATGATTTGAACGGATCCCATTTCGTGATCAAAAATCCGAATGCGGGCAGCAGTTGTGGCTGCGGCAACTCCTTCAGCCCGAAAACCGATGGCAGT contains these protein-coding regions:
- the erpA gene encoding iron-sulfur cluster insertion protein ErpA — protein: MSLTLTQNATRKLDSLLKEENNPKLKLRIFVSGGGCSGFQYGFTFDENQDGEDLLLESDGVGVLVDPMSLNYLRGAEVDFVDDLNGSHFVIKNPNAGSSCGCGNSFSPKTDGSGCGHAT
- a CDS encoding BrnT family toxin encodes the protein MRQQFGWHSQKAKANWHKHGVTFEQGAQAIGDKFAVAWIDERENYGEERTNLVGLCDSVLLHVTYTERHEHIWIISARRAERHEQDDYFRENSR
- the truB gene encoding tRNA pseudouridine(55) synthase TruB — translated: MSKKNQAPGPSGWLAMHKPVGMSSFGVVSAVRRLTGANKAGHGGTLDPFAEGLLPVALGEATKTLAMVLAGDKKYRCWIRFGSETDTGDNQGKVVAQDDRWPAPDTLAAALPHFKGVIAQVPPAHSALHVNGERAYARARRGEEVILAPRQVHIHHLELEQYAEGLAVLAVHCGKGTYMRALARDLAHHVGCLGFLERLLRTETLGFTMGEIVTLDQLTSKVAEGRLQEILLPVDRVLDDIPVLRLRADVWHRIQNGQTIQVPAATSQAGPVRLLTPDGRFGAIGHLDETTAGENWRSCRPQRVFQIV
- a CDS encoding helix-turn-helix domain-containing protein translates to MTEDEISAAAATDPDARPMTPDQLQRAKRIPRTKTLRRALGLSQEEFALRYHIPIGTLKDWEQGRSEPDQPVRAYLTVIAGDPEGVSRTLDAVPRKSRNFPC